The DNA sequence CCTAAAACTGTCCGACATCTTTTATTTCTCCGTAACCAGTTCATAAACGTATTAGACattcaaggatatgataggccaatgtatctagatgtgcagaaatgtttcaaggtcaagtgactttGACCTTAGATCTTAAACTTGGTATTACCTAAGAATTAGGTCTGAAAAAGAGATGGGATTTTCAGAAATAAGAAAAGGATGATGGAATCTACAAATTGGTACCAAGGTCAAGTGCTTCCCTTGACCTATAACCATGAACATACAAACTCATTAACTTTAGAACTGGAATTGATAGAGATATGGGACCTACAGAAATGATAAGAGGGTGATAAGATCTACATATTAGTattaaggtcaagtgactcctgtgaccttgatctctgAACATAAACTTGATATTACTTAAAACACAACGTATGATCCTAAactttttcagcaaaattcttttcatgcctaaaactactttaaacgtgtttttaatgaaatattttgtatagttttcgagtttgcaagcgatgaaattcaaatcttgtgtTATGCttatttactttcgctattttacgcgccattatgtgtgacgtcatgtgcaccctcgggtttgaaaacgtctattagccatttcatacaCAGATTAGATTTCATCGACAAAAAActaattatcacgttaacggcttgtaaataacattaAGTTAAGGTGTTTTGTGTCATGTAAGGGTTTactactagttgtcggtagaaaggatttagactttgtatttttcaatttttcgttGGAAGGTAtaagaaaaaagacgtggataatttgtTGTTGGAGCCAGAACTTTACCTTTAAAAAACCTCAGTCACCTAttcaaaaaccgcttggacaATGACCCaaataaactgcgagaaaatggatatatcgaagttAAGCACTGATAGGCCTACAGCATATACAAAATTCTGTTCTGGTCTTTAAGGTACTCCGTCCCTCAGGTgcaaaaaaatgaagatatatttttttaccaTTATTGTGAAGCTTTTCTTACGTACTTGTTATTATGACAAAGAATTGATAATTATTTACCATTGTATCCAGGTGATCTTATGAGATAATTGATCATTACGTATACAgtaaataatagaaaacaaaaagagTTATCTCAGTTTCATcaaattgtatttcatatacTGTATGTTGACTTGTTTGCTGCCTAAACAAAATATCCATTGAGTGAAAggattacaaaaataaaaataaattgcattgtatccagtaaaatataaaagataatgACTGAAATCAATATGACATCAATTTTCAGaatgtagagttatctctcttccATGAATTTGGACACAGCAGTAATGATAGATGTGCGCTTTGTAATCCTGGGCGACAAACTCAACTcatcatttatctaaaaaatataacaggaaagaaatatcataaacatatgtgcatatatatatatatatatatatatatatatatatatatatatatatttatacactcAGTATCCATACTAAGTAGTTCTAAATGGAAATACTACCTGAGTCACATAATGTGGTCCTATATTTTTTTCACATGTAGCTGCAGCAACTCTGCTAGTGGTACTCTCTGAACCAGAGTAGAAGTTGTTCTTTGGATTTTTTCTTGCAACAATTTGATTGAAGTTTTCATTGTTCTGTGTGCTCTCTAATGAAGAAAGTCTGTCAGATTGTTCTGCATACAATGTGAAGATTTTCACAAGATCATGGTGGAGTTCTTTATCCGAAAGGTATTTCCCATAGGGTAGATTCCTAGGAACATATGAATCCCTGTTCTGCGCATTTACAGATAAATTGCAAAATACACACGCGTTTAGGTTTTTATAAAAAACTTACCAACAGCAagtttggtgttgttatcaaaAGGACCTTGACCATTCTGACCTATATTGTGTCGTTTACCAGTTGGAATGATCGTCAGTTCGTCGCACTTCCTGCATCTCACATACAGTAAGCTGGCTAGTCCATAACGTCTCTCTTTCTCACAGTCAACAAGATCCAAAGACGTATGACACAGAAAGCACCCTCTTTGCAAATGATCCACCAGAATTGAAAATTCAACAACTCTTCTGCCTTGGAACAGGTCAAATgtctctttattttcatcatattCATCTACCTGTGCTAGTGGATCTTCGCTGTTGACATCGATGAAGTCAGGGTGGTTGTTATTTTCATCGGTACATGTGCTAATGGTTATAGTAGCAGTAGACGAGGCTTTCTTGAACTGACCTTTCTTATCTCTTTCTCGTATACAATTCCCCTCCatttccgtttgtttacatctgtgaattcttattcttttttcaaagaagagttccaaaaaaatataaatgccGGAATTTAtgatacgaataaactttttccg is a window from the Ostrea edulis chromosome 5, xbOstEdul1.1, whole genome shotgun sequence genome containing:
- the LOC125648838 gene encoding uncharacterized protein LOC125648838 is translated as MEGNCIRERDKKGQFKKASSTATITISTCTDENNNHPDFIDVNSEDPLAQVDEYDENKETFDLFQGRRVVEFSILVDHLQRGCFLCHTSLDLVDCEKERRYGLASLLYVRCRKCDELTIIPTGKRHNIGQNGQGPFDNNTKLAVGIYPMGNTFRIKNSTMIL